AAGATTAACTAAAAATAATAAAACCAATGGATACATAAAAATTCTTTGATACCAACATAAAGAACAAGGAATAAAATGCATAATCTCTGAAAAAAAGAGACTTCCCAATGTTGCAACTAAAGATACTAAAAATGCTAAAAAAATAAAGGTCAAACTTGAGAAGTTTGACCTTTTGATATCTGATGAAATTTCATTCATCTATTAGGCTCCTCCACCAATTTCAGAATTTAATTCTCCATGTATTGGATTGTGAGGTATAGATTCACATAAAGCAATAGATTCATTTAAAGCTTTTAAAAATTCTTGTATATTTTCATAAGGAATTTCAACCTCAGAAACTTTAGTTTTACCGTGAGAATAAACAGCAATACTAACAACAGGGCTACTATATTCACCATAAGGTTTTTCAACATGCTCTATTTTTACAACATCATCAGTTGTATGAGCTAACTTAAACGTTTTTACTTCTATATGTTTTGCTGGCATAATAGACTCCTTAAATTTATATAACTAATTGTAACAAAAAAAAATAGATATACAAACTCTTTTTTTATTGTTTTATAGATGTAGCCGTTAAAAATAGATAGTTTTTTCCAGTTATTGTAACTCTATATTTTTTTTGTTGTAAATATTTTTTACAAAAATATACATCTTTATATAAAATTGATTGTTCACTATAAGAGTAGTTTGGGGCTTTTGCACCATAAATCATCTCTCCATCTATCCATCTACAATTTGGAAAACCTAAAATTATCGAACCTTTTTCTTCTAAATAATTTTGAACTAAATCCATAAATAAAAGTTTAAAATTTAAACTTGAACTTTGCAAAGTTCCAATAGAGATAATTAAATCGGATTTTTTTAAATTTAACTCAGCTAATTTATTTATATCATGGGTATAAAAATTAAAATTTTTACTTGGAAATCTTTTTTTCGCAAACTCTATAGCACTTGAGGAATAATCAATTCCTGTAAATGAGATATTTTTAAAAATTTCTTCATCTAAAAGTTCTTTTATAACTTCAAATTCATCGGCTTTATTTATTCCTAAATTCAAAATATTTTTTTTCTCTTCTATTTTTACATTTATTAAAGCTTTCATATAAGAGTATAAAAAAGCTGGTTCTTCATTTTTATTTATCCTAAAAAAAGTTGATTCTTCTCCATATTTTTCATTTTTCTCATCATTTGTATCATTATGAAAAGAGTCAAATCTATTTAGTTTTTGGAACTTCAAAACTACAATATTTTTATTTAAAGACTCTATTAACATCTTACAAAAAAACAATTCTGCTAAATCACACCAAGATTTATAAGACCTATAAATAAATTTTTCATTTTCTATCTGATAAATTTCTCCTGCATAAATATCTATTTTTATATCTGGATTTAATACTTCAAATAAAATCTCATCTTTTTCTTTTAACTCTTTTTCTAAATAAGAAATTATCTCAAACATTGTTTCTTGGGTAAATTTTTTCATTTTCTCTCACATATTTTTTTTGGGATTATATAATATTTCATATAATTATCACATTGTTACTTTTTTGCTTATCTTTTTAAATTAATTATAAAAATTTATTTTTTTTTAATTTATACACTTTTTATACATTTGTTTTTATTACTATTAGATTATAACTTAGGAGAGAAGGAAAAAAAATGAATATACAAACAGCAGATTTATGCGATGATAACAGAGATAAAAACATACAAGTATTATCTTCAAAATTTAAAAATTATGGTGGATTAAAAAAATTTAGTGGAGAAATAGTTACTGTAAAACTAGATAAAAGTAATTGGAGATTACTTGAAATGTTAAGAGATGAAGATGGAGAAGGGAAAATTGTAGTTGTTGACAATTCTCAAGAATTTTTTGGAGTTGTTGGAGACAAATTAATGACTTTTGCAAAAAACAATAACTGGAAAGCAATTATTTTAAATGGTTATGTAAGAGATACTGATGAAACTAAAAAAATTGATGTTGGATTATTTGCAATTGGAACTTGTCCTTTAAGAAATTTCGAGAAAACAGACTCTTATAGAGATATAGAACTAAATTTTGAAGGAGTTACTTTTAATAGCGGTGATTATATTTATGCTGATAATGATGGAATAATTGTTACAAAAAACAGACTGATTTAATAAAAATAAACAAAATTAAACCATCTATCTCAATTTAATTTCATTTTATTAACATATATAAACTAAAAAATGTTAATATTCGCCATTATTTATTATTAAAGGAAACTAAGTTGAGATATATTATCTTAGGTCTTATTATGGCAGGATTATTCCAAGTATTCTTCTGGATTACGCAAGATAATCGTGTATCTTTATCTGACGACTCATTTGACAAAATTGAGTCACTTTCATATTCTCCATATGAGGGATATGACAAAAAAATGTTGTCATATCAACAAATCGAAAACGATGTTAATATGTTAGTACACTTTACTAACAAAGTTAGAACATATGCTGCATCAGAAGCAGAAGCTATTTTAGAAGTAACTTCTAAAACTGATATGCCTATTGATTTAGGACTTTGGTTAAGTGGTGACTTAAAAGAGAACTTCAAAGAAGTTGAAAGAGCTATTAAGTTATTAGAAAAATATCCTGACAATATTGCAAATGTAATAGTGGGAAATGAAACACTTTTAAGAGCTGATATAAATGAAGTTGAGCTTATGGCTTATATTGATTTTATGAGAGAATACACAGATAAACCAATCACAACAGCTGAAACTTGGGATGTTTGGGAAAGAGTTCCAGAAATTGCTAATCATGTTGATTTTTTAACAATTCACATCTTACCTTATTGGGAAAAAATTCCAATTGAACTATTTAACTCATTTGTAATTGAAAAGTACAATGTTGTAAAAAGTATCCATCCAAATAAAAAAATAGCGATTGGGGAGACTGGTTGGCCAAGTCATGGATATAATAATAGAGGTGCAGTTCCTAGTTTAAAAAATCAAGCTATGGCTATTAGAGGTTTCATAAATTTAGCAAAAGAAAATGGTTGGACTTATAATATAATCGAAGCTTTTGACCAACAATGGAAAGGTTATGATGAAGGTAATGTTGGACAATATTGGGGAATTTTTACATCTGGTAGAGAATTAAAATTCTCTCTAAATGGTGATATTGAATTAAATCAATATTGGTTATACCAAATGATTGCTGCAATTATAATTGGTGCTTTAATAACTCTTTATGGATTAAGAAATCAAAGATTAAACTTAAATCATGCTATTGCTTATGCAATTGCTGCACAAGGTATGGCATTTGGTATTGTTATGGCTGTAATTTATCCATTTACAAACTACATGAACTTTGGTATGTGGATAATGTGGGGAATGGGAACATTTTTAATGATTCCATTAGTAATTATTACATTAGCAAAAGCAAATGAACTATTTAAGTGTTCAATTGGAACTCCTCCAACTAGATTAGTTCCACTTGATTTAAGATCTGAAAATGCTCCATTTGTATCTATTCATGTTCCTGCATATAAAGAGCAACCTCATGTTTTAGAAGAGACTTTAAGAGCATTAAGTAGACTTAAATATCCAAATTATGAAGTTTTAGTTATTATTAATAATACTCCTGAAGAGTTCTATTGGAAACCAATTGAAAAACTATGTGAAGAGTTAGGTGAAAAATTTGTATTTATGAATATCACATGTTCAGGATTTAAAGCAGGTGCTTTAAATGCTGCACTTGAACAAACAGATAAAAGAGCTGAAATTATTGCTGTAATTGATGCAGATTATGTAGTTGAATCTCCATGGTTAGTTGATTTAGTTCCTTTATTTGATGACCCAAAAGTTGCTATTGTTCAAGCTCCACAAGACCATAGAGATGGTGATGAATCAATTATTAAAGCTGCTATGAATGCTGAATATGCTGGATTCTTTGATATTGGTATGATTGATAGAAATGAAGAGAATGCTATTGTTGTTCACGGAACTATGGTTATGGTAAGACTAAGTGCTATGATGGAAGTTGGTGGTTGGGGAACTGATACTATCGTTGAAGATAGTGAATTAGGTTTAAGACTATTTGAAGCAGGATATATCGCACACTATACAAATAGAAGATATGGTTATGGATTACTTCCTGATACTGTTGAAGCATTTAAAACGCAAAGACATAGATGGGCTTATGGAGCAATTCAAATTCTTAAAAAACACTGGAAAGAGTTTAAACCATCATCAACAAAATTAACTCCAAATCAAAAGAAAAAGTTTGTTGCAGGTTGGTTTTTCTGGTTAAGTGATGCTATGGGTCCAGTTATGGCTATTATGAATATTATTTGGGTTCCAGTTATTATTTTTGTTGGTGTAACAATTCCAACAATTCCATTAACTATTCCAATTATTACAGCGTTTTTAGTAAATATTTTACATACATTTATTTTATATAGAATGAAAGTAAAAACAAGTATTAAAAATACTATATTAAGTTCAATAGCTTCAATGAGTTTACAATTAATCATTTTCAAAGCAGTTTATGATGGATTTGTAAAAGATGGTTTACCATTTAAAAGAACTCAAAAAGGTGGGAAAACAGCTAAAAAAAGTGCTAATCCAATAAAACATGAAACAATTCTTGGAGTTTTATTATTAGCTTCTTTCTTTGCTTTAATTTTTACTAATAAAACTGGTATTACAGAAATCTATGTATTTGCTGCAACTATTTTTATCCAAAGTATTCCTTATATCTCAGCTATTATTATGAGATTCTTAGAAGTTTACTCTATCAAAAACAATCAGAAGTCATAAAACTTCTGATTGTTAATCTTAATTAATTGGTACTACTGGATTTAAACTAGAAGTATTATTTAAAAAGTGTCTATGTTTTTCAAACTGGTCAATTATATCCGTTGCTATCACATCTTCATCATATCCATAAATATCATAAGCTTTATTTCCATCTTGTAAAAAAACTTCGGCTCTTGCATATTTTTTTTGTGCTTTTGTAGGATTTACTGATTCAGGATAAGCATAACTTGGTGTATCATAATTTTTTGCTCTAACTTCATAAATAAAATCAAAATCATCAGAATGTTCAACTCTTATAATAGAGATTGCATTTAACTTATCATTTGAAACTTCAACATTCCATGAATATTTAGAAAGTTCATCTTTTACTAAATTCATTGCACTTATAACATCTTCATTTATAAATCTTTTTGTCTCTTCAACTTTTGGAAACTCTATTATTCTACTTAATCTTGCTTGCCATGTTCCACTTATTTTTCCATGACGACCTGCATTCATATGATGCTGTAAACTCTCATTTCTAATACTTTCTAAACTTAAAGCCTTATACATTCCCCAACAAGCAATTAACATAACAAAAACAAAAGGTAAAGCCATGATTATTGATGCTGATTGTAAGGCTTGAAGTCCTCCTGCAAGTAAAAGAGCAATTGCAACTACCCCTTGACTTACAGCCCAAAATATTCTTTGCCAAACTGGATTATTTACTCTTCCCCCTGAAGCTATTGTATCTACAACTAAAGAACCTGAATCAGATGATGTAACAAAAAACGTAACAACTAAAACAATTGCAATAATTGATACAAAACTTGAAAAAGGGAAATGTTGTAAAAATTTAAAAAGTGCTGTTGAAACATCAGCTGAAACAGCAGTTGATAAAAGAGTAAAACCTTCATTCATAATAGAATATAAAGCACTATTTCCAAATACAGTCATCCAAATAAAAGTAAATCCAACTGGTACAAATAAAACTCCAATAACAAACTCTCTAATTGTTCTTCCCCTTGAAACTCTTGCTATAAACATTCCAACAAAGGGAGCCCAAGCTATCCACCAAGCCCAATAAAATAGAGTCCAAGAACTCATCCAAGAAGAAGTTGTATCATAAGAGTATTGATTAAAAGTCATAAATACAATATTTGATAGATATGAACCAATATTTTGTATTAAAGTATTTAGTAAAAAAAATGTAGGTCCAGCTAAAAATATAAATAAAAGTAAAAAACCTGCTAAATAAAGATTTAATTCAGATAATCTTTTAATACCTCCATCTAAACCTAAAACAACTGAAATAGTTGCAATTGCCGTAATTAATGCAATTAAAATAATTTGAGTTGTAATTCCAACAGGTATTTCAAAAAGATAGTTTAATCCTGAGTTTATTTGTAATACCCCAAATCCTAAAGATGTAGCAACTCCAAAAACCGTTCCTAAAACTGCTATTGTGTCAACACTATGCCCTATTTTTCCATAAATTTTATCTCCAATTAAAGGATATAACGCTGACCTAATAGATAAAGGTAATCCATGTCTAAAAGAAAAATATGCTAAAACTAAGCCCACTATTGCATAAATAGCCCATGCGTGTAATCCCCAGTGAAAAAACAAAATATTCATTGCCATTTTTGCAGAATCAATACTTTGAGCTGTTCCAACAGGAGGAGAAACATAGTGCATAACTGGTTCTGCTACACTCCAAAACATAAGCCCTATTCCCATTCCTGCTGAAAAAAGCATAGCAAACCATGAAAGATTACTATAAGTAGGTTTTGACTGGTCTGGTCCTAATCTAAATTTTCCAAAGGGAGAAACAGCTAAAAAAAGTGCAAATAAAGTAAAAATACCTACACCTAACATATAAAGCCAACCAAATTTATCTGCAACAAAATTTCTAACATTTGTAAAAACTTCATTTGCAATTTGAGGTGACAAAATAGCAAAACTCACCAATGCTATTATAAAAATAACAGAGGGGATAAATACTGGTTTTAAAATTGTTGTTTTAAAATTATTTTTCATTTTTTTCCTTTTCATTTTCTAAATCTTGTCGTGGGTCTAACTCCACAACCACACTTCCTGAAGCTACGGGAATATTTACAAATATACTCATATCATCATCTGCCACTCGTTTTTTTGACAAAGAGTAAAAACCTAAAAATAGTCCTAAAATAGCAAATATTAAAAAGATAAATTCCAAATAATAAAAAAGTCCAATACCTAAAATAATAGGAGCAATAAAAGAACCTAAGCCATAAGCAAAAAGTAATGTCCTACTTATTTCAACTATATCTTTATTCTCATCAATTACATCATTTGCCCTTGCAAGAGATAAAGGATAAATACTAAAAATAGAGAAACCAAGAAAAATTCCTAAAAAATAGATATAGTTATCCAATAAAGAAGAAAATAAAAAAAATAAAGATACAAAAAAGATATAAAAACCACTATAAGCTATAATTTTTCTTCTTCCATATTTATCAGACAAAAGTCCAATTGGCCATTGTGAAATCAATCCTCCAATTATTGAACAAGCCATAAAAACAGATACTGTTTCAATTGATGAATATTTTTGCATCAAATAAATAGGCACCATTGTAAAAAAACCACCAACAAAAAATCCACCAATAAAACTTCCTGTAAGAGCTAGTGGAACTACGCTATAAAGTTTTGGAAAACTATATTTTTCAAAAGGTTTTAAAATTGGTTCTTTTATTTTTGTCATAGAGATAAAAAGGACTGAAAAAAGGATTAAAACTGAACCTAATATAAAAATTATATAAGTTGTATCACCTTTTATATTTAAAAAAACTTGTCCAAGTGCAGTAGCTAAATAAAAAATAATTGTATAAATCGCAAGTATTTTTCCTCTGTGCGTTTGGCTACTTTTTTCATTTAACCAACTTTCGATGATTATTAAAAGTGCATAAAAAGCAAAACCAGAGACAAAACGTAAAAATGCCCATAAGTATTCATTAAAAAAGAGTGCATGAAGTAAAAAAGATATAACCATCAAAGAAGCAAAAGTTGCAAAACTTCTTATATGCCCGACGGAGGATATTATTTTTTGACTAAATATTGAGGAGCCAATGGCGCCTAGAAAAAATGAAGCATTTATTAAACCAATAACTGCATCATTTAAACCTAAATCTTTTAGATAAACTCCCACATAAGTCAAAATCATTCCATAACCTATTGCTAAAAAACCTATAGCAAAAAACAAAGATGAAACTGGATTTAATGTGAATTTATCTATATACGAGTTTGTGTTTATATTTTCATTCATCTTTTCAAAGTAACATATCTGTTCTTAAATTTTTCTTTTATCTATTTGAATTGTTTCTAAAAAGTAACACAATTGTTATATAATTATTATAAATTATTTTAATGGAATAAACATGCAAACAAAAAAACTAATCTCTTATTTAAGTTGTGAAAAATTTGAGAAAAACATATTTACAAGCCTAGAAGAACGATATAAATGTAATATCATAAAAGATGCTGTAATTATAAATTTAGAAGAAGATGAGCAAATAATTCTATTCAAATATGGAGTATTTATTTGTTGGAATGTAAAATTTGAAAATATTAAATTTTTTATGGATTTTATAAAAAATTTTGAGATAAATAGTTTTGATATTCCATTTATTGAAGAGTTAAATTACACTTTAGAAAATGAATTCAAAATCAATTTTGATACAATTTATCTAAATAATTTATCGAATATCTCTAAAATTGCTATTTCTCAAGCCTTAGCCCAAAATGTAAAACTTGACCAATTTGAAAAAGAACTTCTAACTTCAATTGAAAATAACTCTAGC
The genomic region above belongs to Arcobacter ellisii and contains:
- a CDS encoding methyltransferase domain-containing protein produces the protein MKKFTQETMFEIISYLEKELKEKDEILFEVLNPDIKIDIYAGEIYQIENEKFIYRSYKSWCDLAELFFCKMLIESLNKNIVVLKFQKLNRFDSFHNDTNDEKNEKYGEESTFFRINKNEEPAFLYSYMKALINVKIEEKKNILNLGINKADEFEVIKELLDEEIFKNISFTGIDYSSSAIEFAKKRFPSKNFNFYTHDINKLAELNLKKSDLIISIGTLQSSSLNFKLLFMDLVQNYLEEKGSIILGFPNCRWIDGEMIYGAKAPNYSYSEQSILYKDVYFCKKYLQQKKYRVTITGKNYLFLTATSIKQ
- the rraA gene encoding ribonuclease E activity regulator RraA; the protein is MNIQTADLCDDNRDKNIQVLSSKFKNYGGLKKFSGEIVTVKLDKSNWRLLEMLRDEDGEGKIVVVDNSQEFFGVVGDKLMTFAKNNNWKAIILNGYVRDTDETKKIDVGLFAIGTCPLRNFEKTDSYRDIELNFEGVTFNSGDYIYADNDGIIVTKNRLI
- a CDS encoding glycosyltransferase family 2 protein encodes the protein MRYIILGLIMAGLFQVFFWITQDNRVSLSDDSFDKIESLSYSPYEGYDKKMLSYQQIENDVNMLVHFTNKVRTYAASEAEAILEVTSKTDMPIDLGLWLSGDLKENFKEVERAIKLLEKYPDNIANVIVGNETLLRADINEVELMAYIDFMREYTDKPITTAETWDVWERVPEIANHVDFLTIHILPYWEKIPIELFNSFVIEKYNVVKSIHPNKKIAIGETGWPSHGYNNRGAVPSLKNQAMAIRGFINLAKENGWTYNIIEAFDQQWKGYDEGNVGQYWGIFTSGRELKFSLNGDIELNQYWLYQMIAAIIIGALITLYGLRNQRLNLNHAIAYAIAAQGMAFGIVMAVIYPFTNYMNFGMWIMWGMGTFLMIPLVIITLAKANELFKCSIGTPPTRLVPLDLRSENAPFVSIHVPAYKEQPHVLEETLRALSRLKYPNYEVLVIINNTPEEFYWKPIEKLCEELGEKFVFMNITCSGFKAGALNAALEQTDKRAEIIAVIDADYVVESPWLVDLVPLFDDPKVAIVQAPQDHRDGDESIIKAAMNAEYAGFFDIGMIDRNEENAIVVHGTMVMVRLSAMMEVGGWGTDTIVEDSELGLRLFEAGYIAHYTNRRYGYGLLPDTVEAFKTQRHRWAYGAIQILKKHWKEFKPSSTKLTPNQKKKFVAGWFFWLSDAMGPVMAIMNIIWVPVIIFVGVTIPTIPLTIPIITAFLVNILHTFILYRMKVKTSIKNTILSSIASMSLQLIIFKAVYDGFVKDGLPFKRTQKGGKTAKKSANPIKHETILGVLLLASFFALIFTNKTGITEIYVFAATIFIQSIPYISAIIMRFLEVYSIKNNQKS
- a CDS encoding BCCT family transporter; the encoded protein is MKNNFKTTILKPVFIPSVIFIIALVSFAILSPQIANEVFTNVRNFVADKFGWLYMLGVGIFTLFALFLAVSPFGKFRLGPDQSKPTYSNLSWFAMLFSAGMGIGLMFWSVAEPVMHYVSPPVGTAQSIDSAKMAMNILFFHWGLHAWAIYAIVGLVLAYFSFRHGLPLSIRSALYPLIGDKIYGKIGHSVDTIAVLGTVFGVATSLGFGVLQINSGLNYLFEIPVGITTQIILIALITAIATISVVLGLDGGIKRLSELNLYLAGFLLLFIFLAGPTFFLLNTLIQNIGSYLSNIVFMTFNQYSYDTTSSWMSSWTLFYWAWWIAWAPFVGMFIARVSRGRTIREFVIGVLFVPVGFTFIWMTVFGNSALYSIMNEGFTLLSTAVSADVSTALFKFLQHFPFSSFVSIIAIVLVVTFFVTSSDSGSLVVDTIASGGRVNNPVWQRIFWAVSQGVVAIALLLAGGLQALQSASIIMALPFVFVMLIACWGMYKALSLESIRNESLQHHMNAGRHGKISGTWQARLSRIIEFPKVEETKRFINEDVISAMNLVKDELSKYSWNVEVSNDKLNAISIIRVEHSDDFDFIYEVRAKNYDTPSYAYPESVNPTKAQKKYARAEVFLQDGNKAYDIYGYDEDVIATDIIDQFEKHRHFLNNTSSLNPVVPIN
- a CDS encoding MFS transporter, translating into MNENINTNSYIDKFTLNPVSSLFFAIGFLAIGYGMILTYVGVYLKDLGLNDAVIGLINASFFLGAIGSSIFSQKIISSVGHIRSFATFASLMVISFLLHALFFNEYLWAFLRFVSGFAFYALLIIIESWLNEKSSQTHRGKILAIYTIIFYLATALGQVFLNIKGDTTYIIFILGSVLILFSVLFISMTKIKEPILKPFEKYSFPKLYSVVPLALTGSFIGGFFVGGFFTMVPIYLMQKYSSIETVSVFMACSIIGGLISQWPIGLLSDKYGRRKIIAYSGFYIFFVSLFFLFSSLLDNYIYFLGIFLGFSIFSIYPLSLARANDVIDENKDIVEISRTLLFAYGLGSFIAPIILGIGLFYYLEFIFLIFAILGLFLGFYSLSKKRVADDDMSIFVNIPVASGSVVVELDPRQDLENEKEKNEK
- a CDS encoding RMD1 family protein is translated as MQTKKLISYLSCEKFEKNIFTSLEERYKCNIIKDAVIINLEEDEQIILFKYGVFICWNVKFENIKFFMDFIKNFEINSFDIPFIEELNYTLENEFKINFDTIYLNNLSNISKIAISQALAQNVKLDQFEKELLTSIENNSSIPLQLAHTGKINLTKKEISKKIGELFLVKSKMNLHYDLLDTPEFFWEYPEYENQYEKLIKYLDIKSRVEVLNKKLEVIQELLHVLGDEQKHRYSSFLEWIIIILITFEIVINIKDHF